From Blastochloris viridis, one genomic window encodes:
- a CDS encoding phage major capsid protein encodes MQVAHEALHDTFAAYRDANDERLSALERRASADVLIEEKVARIDAALERQRAVLDELAVKARRPQLGTETADAGDAARREHKAAFDAYVRSGETSGLKRLERKALSAGSGADGGYTVTAEVEREIGRRLAAISPIRAISGVREISLGTYKKPFMTTGFSAGWVSETGARAQTNTPTLDELDFPAAELYAMPAATPTLLEDSAVDIEQWIAAEVETAFAEQEGTAFVTGDGNGKPKGFTAYETVANSAWEWGKLGVIATGQAGGFPATSPSDVLIDLVYALRAGYRQNGTFVMNRKAQSAVRKFKDAQGAYLWQPPASAGGRATLMTFPVVEAEDMPDIAAGSLSIAFGDFRRGYLIVDRQGVRILRDPYSAKPYVLFYTTKRVGGGVQDFDAIKLLKFAAS; translated from the coding sequence ATGCAGGTGGCGCACGAGGCCTTGCACGACACCTTCGCCGCCTATCGCGACGCCAATGACGAGCGCCTGTCGGCGCTGGAGCGGCGCGCCTCCGCCGACGTGCTGATCGAGGAGAAGGTGGCGCGCATCGACGCCGCGCTGGAGCGCCAGCGGGCGGTGCTCGACGAACTCGCGGTGAAGGCGCGCCGGCCGCAACTCGGCACCGAGACCGCCGACGCCGGCGACGCGGCGCGCCGCGAGCACAAGGCGGCGTTCGACGCCTATGTCCGCTCCGGCGAGACTTCGGGCTTGAAGCGCCTGGAGCGCAAGGCGCTGTCGGCCGGCTCGGGCGCCGACGGCGGCTACACCGTCACCGCCGAAGTCGAGCGCGAAATCGGCCGGCGGCTCGCCGCCATCTCGCCGATCCGCGCCATTTCCGGCGTGCGCGAAATCTCGCTCGGCACCTACAAGAAGCCGTTCATGACCACCGGCTTTTCCGCCGGCTGGGTGAGCGAGACCGGCGCCCGCGCCCAGACCAATACGCCGACCCTCGATGAGCTCGACTTTCCCGCCGCCGAACTCTACGCCATGCCGGCGGCGACCCCGACGCTGCTGGAGGACTCCGCCGTCGACATCGAGCAGTGGATCGCCGCCGAGGTCGAGACCGCGTTCGCCGAGCAGGAGGGTACTGCGTTCGTCACCGGCGACGGCAACGGCAAGCCCAAGGGCTTCACCGCTTACGAGACCGTTGCCAATTCGGCGTGGGAGTGGGGCAAGCTCGGCGTCATCGCCACCGGCCAGGCCGGCGGATTTCCGGCGACCAGTCCGTCCGACGTGCTGATCGATCTGGTCTATGCGCTGCGCGCCGGCTATCGCCAGAACGGCACCTTCGTGATGAACCGCAAGGCCCAGAGCGCGGTGCGCAAGTTCAAGGATGCCCAGGGCGCCTATCTGTGGCAGCCGCCGGCCTCGGCGGGCGGGCGCGCCACGCTGATGACGTTTCCGGTGGTCGAGGCCGAGGACATGCCGGACATCGCCGCGGGCTCGCTTTCGATCGCGTTCGGCGATTTCCGCCGCGGCTACCTCATCGTCGACCGCCAGGGCGTGCGCATCCTGCGCGATCCCTATTCCGCGAAACCCTACGTTTTGTTCTACACCACCAAGCGCGTCGGCGGCGGCGTGCAGGACTTCGACGCCATCAAGCTCTTGAAGTTCGCCGCGAGCTGA
- a CDS encoding HK97 family phage prohead protease, producing the protein MSDIIEGYASLFGRADLARDVVEAGAFGTALRRRGAGNIRMLWQHDPMQPIGVWLSIAEDGCGLYCRGRLVPDAAKSAEVAALLKAGALDGLSIGYRTVRARLDPVTRLRRLIEIDLWEISIVTFPLLPEARLRAKHLLFR; encoded by the coding sequence ATGAGCGACATCATCGAAGGCTACGCCAGCCTGTTCGGCCGCGCCGACCTTGCGCGCGACGTGGTCGAGGCCGGCGCATTCGGCACCGCGCTGCGGCGGCGCGGCGCCGGCAATATCCGCATGCTGTGGCAGCATGATCCGATGCAGCCGATCGGGGTGTGGCTGTCGATCGCCGAGGACGGCTGCGGCCTTTATTGCCGCGGCCGGCTGGTGCCGGACGCCGCCAAATCGGCCGAGGTGGCGGCGCTGCTCAAGGCCGGCGCGCTCGACGGGCTGTCGATCGGCTACCGCACGGTACGCGCCCGGCTCGACCCGGTGACGCGGCTGCGCCGGTTGATCGAGATCGACCTGTGGGAGATCTCGATCGTCACCTTTCCGCTGCTGCCGGAGGCGCGCCTCCGCGCCAAGCATCTCCTGTTTCGGTAG